The following coding sequences are from one Halorubrum sp. BOL3-1 window:
- the ahaH gene encoding ATP synthase archaeal subunit H: MARPEVLNSIKEAEREADEIIADAESDAEERLAEARERADEIRVEAEEEAESEAQERLETAREEIDERREEILESGRSDRDELEREARDRLESAVDYAVERFEAAVHDQAEEAVDAQA, translated from the coding sequence ATGGCGAGACCAGAGGTGCTCAACTCGATCAAGGAGGCCGAACGGGAGGCGGACGAGATCATCGCTGACGCGGAATCGGACGCCGAAGAGCGCCTCGCTGAGGCTCGAGAGCGCGCGGACGAGATCCGCGTTGAGGCCGAGGAGGAGGCGGAGTCCGAGGCCCAAGAGCGGCTCGAAACGGCCCGCGAGGAGATCGACGAGCGGCGCGAGGAGATCCTCGAATCGGGGCGTTCCGACCGCGACGAGCTCGAACGCGAGGCCCGCGACCGGCTGGAATCGGCCGTCGACTACGCCGTCGAACGGTTTGAGGCAGCGGTCCACGATCAGGCCGAGGAGGCGGTGGATGCTCAGGCCTGA
- a CDS encoding V-type ATP synthase subunit I, with amino-acid sequence MSRVSVTGSKRVIDDVIEAAYAHHSLHVTDYDERYEGFEPGTSLDGAETVNERLVTVRSLESILDVDADDAEVARSLDDDELVAELGRVRGRVNDLNDERDDLRDAIRDRQEEIDRMEPFAELGIDLEYLRGYDSVEVVVGEARPGLVETALEDAETIGAFDVFVGGDVLAVVAKPTDADAEGAVQDALVGVDIALLDVPDADAGPKEYVAELEAERADLRDELDDVENELESVKGEAAGFLLRAEEQLTVEAEKKEAPLSFATTENAFVAEGWVPTESYPDFEAAVVDAVGDHVEVEELERASFTPDGDHHAEPVDGGTGGAESASVDDGSDPASAETEEAVATDGGHAAHGSDDPPVVQDNGSAAGPFELLVQAFGQPKYSEFDPTLLVFLTFPLMFGFMIGDVGYGVLYAAIGYYLYANYDGALREMGAVAIWAGLFTVLFGIYYGIDVFGYHAYQLFGLHWEVGKGLSPADTEWALTWLVLSVVFGLVHLNTGYVLSFVKNFQVHDLKHAVYESGSWLLILNGVWIWIFSRHVLQVKPDFLFDSVSVITLGALSFSGFPAVVGIAGIVGAVAGVALIAIGEPVELAEVLEPIVNVVSYARIMAVLLAKGGMALAVNLLAFGAYIDEGGEGSFHFIFTADHLAHVRETGSEELVFAGMSTAFDPGAIGLIGVLGLVAAIVVAVIGHVVVLLLGITAAGIQGVRLEYVEFFGKFYEGGGDSYLPFGYDRQYTDEQ; translated from the coding sequence ATGAGCCGGGTGTCGGTGACGGGCTCGAAGCGCGTCATCGACGACGTCATCGAGGCGGCGTACGCCCACCACTCCCTGCACGTCACCGACTACGACGAGCGGTACGAGGGGTTCGAACCCGGGACGTCCCTCGACGGCGCCGAGACCGTTAACGAGCGGCTCGTGACGGTCCGGTCACTTGAGAGCATCCTCGATGTCGACGCGGACGACGCTGAGGTCGCTCGGTCGCTGGACGACGACGAGTTGGTCGCGGAGCTTGGCCGGGTCCGCGGGCGGGTCAACGACCTCAACGACGAGCGCGACGATCTCCGGGACGCGATCCGCGACCGGCAGGAAGAGATCGACCGGATGGAGCCGTTCGCGGAGCTGGGCATCGACTTGGAGTACCTGCGCGGCTACGACTCGGTCGAGGTCGTCGTCGGCGAGGCCAGGCCCGGTCTCGTCGAGACGGCGCTCGAAGACGCCGAGACGATAGGCGCCTTCGACGTCTTCGTCGGCGGCGACGTGCTCGCGGTCGTCGCGAAGCCGACCGACGCCGACGCGGAGGGCGCCGTTCAGGACGCGCTCGTCGGCGTCGACATCGCGCTGCTCGACGTGCCGGACGCGGACGCGGGCCCGAAGGAGTACGTCGCGGAGCTCGAAGCCGAGCGGGCCGACCTCCGCGACGAGCTCGACGACGTCGAGAACGAGCTGGAATCGGTGAAAGGGGAGGCGGCCGGCTTCCTGCTACGCGCCGAAGAGCAGCTCACCGTCGAGGCCGAAAAGAAGGAGGCGCCGCTCTCGTTCGCGACGACGGAGAACGCCTTCGTCGCCGAGGGATGGGTGCCGACCGAGAGCTACCCCGACTTCGAGGCGGCGGTCGTCGACGCGGTGGGCGACCACGTTGAGGTCGAGGAGCTCGAACGCGCCTCGTTCACTCCCGACGGCGACCACCACGCCGAACCGGTCGACGGCGGGACCGGCGGCGCGGAGTCGGCGTCGGTCGACGACGGGAGCGACCCCGCGAGCGCGGAGACGGAAGAGGCGGTCGCGACCGACGGCGGTCACGCGGCACACGGGTCCGACGACCCGCCGGTCGTCCAAGACAACGGGAGCGCGGCCGGCCCGTTCGAGCTGCTCGTGCAGGCCTTCGGGCAGCCGAAGTACTCGGAGTTCGACCCGACGCTGCTCGTGTTCCTCACGTTCCCGCTGATGTTCGGGTTCATGATTGGGGACGTCGGATACGGCGTGCTGTACGCCGCTATCGGTTACTACCTCTACGCCAACTACGACGGCGCGCTCCGCGAGATGGGTGCGGTCGCGATCTGGGCCGGGCTGTTCACCGTGCTGTTCGGCATCTACTACGGGATCGACGTCTTCGGCTACCACGCGTACCAGCTCTTCGGCCTTCACTGGGAGGTCGGGAAGGGGCTGTCCCCGGCCGACACCGAGTGGGCGCTCACGTGGCTGGTGCTCAGCGTCGTCTTCGGGCTCGTTCACCTGAACACTGGCTACGTCCTCTCGTTCGTGAAGAACTTCCAGGTTCACGACCTCAAACACGCGGTGTACGAGTCCGGCTCGTGGCTGCTGATTCTCAACGGCGTGTGGATCTGGATCTTCAGCCGGCACGTCCTGCAGGTCAAGCCGGACTTCCTCTTCGACTCCGTCTCGGTGATCACGCTCGGCGCGCTTTCGTTCTCCGGGTTCCCGGCCGTCGTCGGCATCGCCGGCATCGTCGGCGCCGTCGCTGGCGTCGCGCTGATCGCCATCGGTGAACCGGTGGAACTTGCGGAAGTGCTCGAGCCCATCGTCAACGTCGTCTCGTACGCCCGGATCATGGCGGTGCTGCTCGCGAAGGGCGGGATGGCGCTGGCCGTCAATCTGCTCGCGTTCGGCGCGTACATCGACGAGGGCGGCGAGGGGAGCTTCCACTTCATCTTCACCGCCGACCACCTCGCTCACGTCCGAGAGACCGGCAGCGAGGAACTGGTCTTCGCCGGCATGTCGACCGCCTTCGACCCGGGCGCTATCGGTCTCATCGGCGTTCTCGGCCTCGTCGCGGCCATCGTGGTCGCGGTGATCGGTCACGTCGTCGTGCTCTTGCTCGGCATCACGGCCGCCGGCATTCAGGGGGTTCGTCTCGAGTACGTGGAGTTCTTCGGGAAGTTCTACGAGGGCGGCGGCGACTCGTACCTGCCGTTCGGATACGACCGGCAGTACACCGACGAACAGTAG
- a CDS encoding aminopeptidase P family protein, with protein MTDDAHADGAAAGDSAGPHERRRERTARRLAAIGAAGVVAFPSRNLQYLTGFGEEPGERHFFLVIPAASAADPGPALLVPALYETQVEEATSVGEVRTWSDGDDPVEATRELLADRGLDAGRLLVDDTMWARFSQDLRAAAPDAEWGLASEALADLRVRKDESELAALREAAEVADAVVGDLREPGADAVGTTETALAGRIADRLAERGGSGVSFETVVAAGENGAKPHHGSGDREIRAGEPVVLDFGTRVGGYPSDQTRTLVFGGEPPAEYREVHEVVREAQAAGVDAVGPDVPASAVDRAAREVIEAAGYGDAFVHRTGHGVGLDVHEEPYLVAGNDRRLEPGMVCSVEPGIYLDGRFGCRIEDLVVVTEDGCERLNRTDRGWETGVETDGSSPRET; from the coding sequence GTGACCGACGACGCACACGCGGACGGGGCGGCGGCGGGAGACTCGGCCGGACCGCACGAGCGACGACGCGAGCGGACCGCGCGGCGGCTCGCCGCGATCGGCGCGGCGGGGGTGGTAGCGTTCCCGAGCCGGAACCTCCAATACCTCACCGGCTTCGGCGAGGAGCCCGGCGAGCGGCACTTCTTCCTCGTGATTCCGGCCGCGAGCGCCGCGGACCCGGGCCCGGCGCTACTGGTGCCCGCGCTGTACGAGACGCAGGTGGAGGAGGCGACGAGCGTCGGGGAGGTCCGGACGTGGAGCGACGGCGACGACCCGGTCGAGGCGACGCGCGAACTGCTCGCCGACCGGGGACTCGACGCCGGCCGGCTCCTCGTCGACGACACGATGTGGGCGCGGTTCTCGCAGGACCTCCGCGCGGCGGCCCCCGACGCGGAGTGGGGGCTCGCGAGCGAGGCGCTCGCGGACCTCCGGGTCCGGAAAGACGAGAGCGAACTGGCGGCGCTGCGCGAGGCGGCCGAGGTCGCGGACGCCGTCGTCGGGGACCTCCGCGAGCCGGGCGCGGACGCGGTCGGCACGACCGAGACCGCGCTCGCCGGCCGGATCGCGGACCGGCTGGCCGAGCGCGGGGGGAGCGGCGTCAGCTTCGAGACGGTCGTCGCGGCCGGAGAGAACGGTGCGAAGCCGCACCACGGCAGCGGCGACCGCGAGATACGGGCGGGCGAGCCGGTCGTCCTCGACTTCGGAACGCGCGTCGGCGGCTACCCCTCCGACCAGACGCGGACCCTCGTCTTCGGCGGGGAGCCGCCGGCGGAGTACCGAGAGGTCCACGAGGTCGTGCGCGAGGCGCAGGCGGCCGGGGTCGACGCGGTCGGACCGGACGTTCCCGCGTCCGCCGTCGACCGCGCCGCGCGCGAAGTTATCGAGGCGGCGGGGTACGGTGACGCCTTCGTTCACCGGACCGGCCACGGCGTGGGGTTGGACGTCCACGAGGAGCCGTACCTCGTCGCCGGGAACGACCGGCGACTGGAGCCGGGGATGGTGTGCTCGGTCGAGCCCGGAATCTACCTCGACGGACGCTTCGGCTGTCGGATCGAGGACCTCGTCGTCGTCACCGAGGACGGCTGCGAACGGCTGAACCGGACCGACCGCGGGTGGGAGACGGGCGTCGAGACCGACGGCTCGTCGCCGAGAGAGACGTGA
- a CDS encoding V-type ATP synthase subunit E, protein MSLDTVVEDVEDEARARAEEIREAAEAEADEIVAEAETDAERIREERLAEVDDQIDQEREQTLSSAKLEAKQERLGARRDVLEDVHDEVEAAIEGLDGDDRRELTVALLDASLAEFDDEDVAVYTRAEDVELLEDLVADRNAEVDGEVDCLGGVVAESDTSRVRVNNTFDSILASVWDDELKNTSERLFDQ, encoded by the coding sequence ATGAGTCTGGACACTGTCGTTGAGGATGTCGAAGATGAGGCCCGCGCGCGTGCGGAGGAGATACGCGAGGCGGCCGAGGCGGAGGCCGACGAGATCGTCGCCGAGGCGGAGACCGACGCGGAGCGCATCCGCGAAGAGCGGCTCGCCGAGGTCGACGACCAGATCGACCAGGAGCGCGAACAGACGCTCTCCTCGGCGAAGCTCGAGGCCAAACAGGAGCGGCTCGGCGCCCGTCGCGACGTCTTGGAGGACGTTCACGACGAGGTCGAGGCCGCCATCGAGGGCCTCGACGGCGACGACCGCCGCGAGCTCACCGTGGCTCTGCTCGACGCGAGCCTCGCGGAGTTCGACGACGAGGACGTCGCCGTCTACACCCGCGCCGAGGACGTCGAGCTGCTCGAAGACCTCGTCGCGGACCGCAACGCCGAGGTCGACGGCGAGGTCGACTGCCTCGGCGGCGTCGTCGCCGAGAGCGACACCTCCCGCGTTCGCGTGAACAACACGTTCGACTCGATCTTAGCGTCCGTCTGGGACGACGAGTTGAAGAACACCTCGGAGCGGCTGTTCGACCAATGA
- a CDS encoding tRNA(Ile)(2)-agmatinylcytidine synthase produces the protein MPIVAVDDTDSRERGMCTTYVATRIAERLADAGARIRRRLLVRLNPAVKHKTRGNAAVALHVSGVDAERATSVAVETVGEFAAAADPRTSPGVVVADRDVAGDPFDPTGSPVPDAVAAFGRRALRERLSVAEAVDTAERCGFRHAAVGSAGGADETESVAGRGRIGALAAVGAPAAFDDWTFERISYRELDRCGTRRDVDVESVFAAAEEGYPTVWDTVDREAGAAVCVPNAPGPILHGIRGDDAAACRAVAAGIDGEAVDRAATFLTNQGTDAHLAPGRIGDLRDGAGYRVAGAVAGAPETKRGGHVHVAVASDGAGDGSADGRETLRAVAFAPTDRFRDRVRALRPGDRVTLCGEHEVRSDAEGPEHTLKLEKLAVRDLVRTAPAVPTCPDCERSMSSAGRDQGYRCRDCGTSAPGKVEAPVERDIETGWYEVPPSARRHVAKPLVRGGFDAPTHPER, from the coding sequence ATGCCGATCGTCGCCGTCGACGACACCGACTCCCGCGAGCGCGGGATGTGTACGACGTACGTGGCGACGCGGATCGCGGAGCGGCTCGCTGACGCGGGCGCCCGAATCCGGCGGCGCCTCCTCGTCCGCCTGAATCCGGCCGTGAAACACAAGACGCGGGGGAACGCCGCGGTCGCGCTCCACGTCTCCGGCGTCGACGCGGAACGGGCCACGAGCGTCGCCGTCGAGACGGTCGGGGAGTTCGCCGCGGCGGCGGACCCGCGAACGTCGCCGGGCGTGGTCGTTGCCGACCGCGACGTCGCGGGCGACCCGTTCGATCCGACCGGGTCGCCGGTCCCCGACGCGGTCGCCGCGTTCGGCCGGCGCGCGCTCCGCGAGCGGCTCTCCGTCGCGGAAGCGGTCGACACCGCCGAGAGGTGCGGGTTCCGACACGCCGCGGTCGGCTCGGCGGGCGGCGCCGACGAGACCGAGTCGGTCGCCGGTCGGGGGCGGATCGGCGCGCTGGCCGCGGTCGGCGCGCCGGCCGCGTTCGACGACTGGACGTTCGAACGGATCTCCTACCGCGAACTCGACCGCTGCGGGACGCGCCGCGACGTCGACGTCGAGAGCGTCTTCGCCGCCGCCGAGGAGGGGTATCCGACGGTCTGGGACACCGTCGACCGGGAGGCGGGCGCCGCCGTCTGCGTCCCCAACGCCCCCGGACCGATCCTCCACGGGATCCGGGGCGACGACGCGGCCGCGTGCCGGGCGGTCGCGGCCGGGATCGACGGCGAAGCGGTCGACCGCGCCGCGACGTTCCTGACGAACCAGGGCACCGACGCCCACCTCGCACCGGGGCGGATCGGTGACCTCCGCGACGGCGCGGGCTACCGCGTCGCGGGAGCGGTCGCCGGCGCGCCGGAGACGAAACGCGGGGGGCACGTCCACGTCGCGGTCGCGAGCGACGGCGCCGGCGACGGTTCCGCCGACGGTCGCGAGACCCTCCGCGCCGTCGCGTTCGCGCCCACGGACCGGTTCCGAGACCGGGTCCGGGCGCTGCGCCCCGGCGACCGCGTCACCCTCTGTGGCGAACACGAGGTGCGATCGGACGCGGAGGGACCGGAGCACACCCTGAAGCTGGAGAAGTTGGCCGTGCGCGACCTCGTTCGGACCGCGCCCGCAGTTCCGACCTGTCCCGACTGCGAGCGGTCGATGTCCTCCGCGGGACGGGACCAGGGATACCGGTGTCGCGACTGCGGGACGAGCGCACCGGGGAAAGTCGAGGCGCCGGTCGAGCGCGACATCGAGACGGGCTGGTACGAGGTGCCGCCGAGCGCGCGGCGCCACGTCGCGAAACCCCTCGTCCGCGGGGGGTTCGACGCGCCGACGCACCCGGAGCGGTGA
- a CDS encoding V-type ATP synthase subunit C, giving the protein MSAAGSSNPEYVVARVRARRGGLFGDEEYRKLTRMGPAEIARFMEESSYGAEINALGSRHGGVDLIEYALNRNLAEQFDAILDWSEGSLYDLIARYLRKFDAWNVKTVIRGVYTDADQSAVEVDLIRAGEFDDRRIRRLLEADSIDGVTEILEDTIYGEPLREAYAEYAETDVLVPLENAVDRAFYERLLSGLGGDEPTRQYEAFLRAEVDFRNATNALRLARSGADIDPAAYFIEGGDLFTRSSLARLAQDVDELVEYIGDSQYDEELGPALRELEEADSLIAFEHAVDAALLAYGDRLGTIHPVSVTPVISYILAKERETENIRAIARGKEAGLSPDEIESELVIT; this is encoded by the coding sequence ATGAGCGCCGCCGGCAGCTCGAACCCCGAGTACGTCGTCGCGCGGGTTCGTGCCCGCCGCGGCGGTCTCTTCGGAGACGAGGAGTACCGCAAGCTCACCCGCATGGGTCCGGCCGAGATCGCCCGGTTCATGGAGGAGTCGAGCTACGGCGCGGAGATCAACGCCCTGGGGAGCCGCCACGGCGGCGTCGACCTGATCGAGTACGCGTTGAACCGGAACCTCGCGGAGCAGTTCGACGCCATCCTCGACTGGAGCGAGGGGTCGCTGTACGACCTGATCGCCCGGTACCTCCGGAAGTTCGACGCGTGGAACGTGAAGACGGTTATCCGCGGCGTCTACACCGACGCGGACCAGTCGGCCGTCGAGGTCGACCTGATCCGCGCCGGCGAGTTCGACGACCGCCGGATCCGCCGGCTGCTGGAAGCGGACTCGATCGACGGCGTGACCGAGATCCTCGAAGACACGATCTACGGGGAGCCGCTGCGGGAGGCGTACGCCGAGTACGCGGAGACCGACGTGCTGGTCCCCCTCGAAAATGCGGTCGACCGCGCGTTCTACGAGCGGCTCCTCTCCGGGCTCGGCGGCGACGAGCCGACCCGGCAGTACGAGGCGTTCCTCAGAGCCGAGGTCGACTTCCGGAACGCGACGAACGCGCTCCGGCTCGCCCGCTCGGGCGCGGACATCGACCCCGCGGCGTACTTCATCGAGGGCGGTGACCTGTTCACCCGCTCGTCGCTCGCGCGGTTGGCACAGGACGTCGACGAGCTGGTCGAGTACATCGGCGACAGCCAGTACGACGAGGAGCTCGGTCCCGCGCTGCGCGAGCTCGAGGAGGCGGACAGCCTCATCGCGTTCGAGCACGCGGTCGACGCCGCGCTGTTGGCGTACGGCGACCGGCTCGGCACGATCCACCCCGTGTCGGTCACCCCGGTGATCTCGTACATCCTCGCCAAGGAGCGCGAGACGGAGAACATCCGTGCGATCGCCCGCGGGAAGGAGGCCGGTCTCTCGCCCGACGAGATCGAATCGGAGCTGGTGATAACATGA
- a CDS encoding DUF5789 family protein encodes MSDTDADEGDEEAEAEPAVELGEGPDVPGEPVARVASRLTWPATRSDVRAQEGDAELRTPDGLRGLDDVLAESEVPLFESRSEFVREVEDIVGRGPVATE; translated from the coding sequence ATGAGCGACACCGATGCGGACGAGGGGGACGAAGAGGCCGAGGCGGAGCCGGCCGTCGAACTCGGTGAGGGGCCGGACGTGCCCGGCGAGCCGGTCGCTCGCGTCGCGTCGCGGCTCACCTGGCCCGCGACGCGAAGCGACGTCCGGGCGCAGGAGGGCGACGCCGAACTCCGGACGCCCGACGGCCTCCGCGGACTCGACGACGTGCTGGCCGAGTCCGAGGTGCCGCTGTTCGAGAGCCGGAGCGAGTTCGTCCGAGAAGTGGAGGACATCGTCGGTCGCGGTCCCGTCGCGACCGAGTAG
- a CDS encoding P-loop NTPase, translated as MATVYAVASAKGGVGKTTTTAALATILAESGADVVAVDADLGMANLAGAVGVTPGETTLHDVLAGEAEPGAAVREGPSGLRVVPGATDLDAYAAANPSGLRRVVEAFDDAEYVFVDAGAGLSHDSTLPLAIADETLLVSTPERSALGDTEKTRQLTERLGGTVAGAAITRVTDDADEVATALLDAPVLDRIPDDEAVARAAAANRPLLAVAPDAPATRAYRDLARALTGTDISGTGLDGSAADAAGGGGADDGEGSGGEPDATESEPDATESEPDATESEPDATESEPAGDAEIVDDEPQTAADDGDDAERTSEGETGAATPDDTADRPAEDDDEIIAADPDATGVAGPSDGDDIIVASEGEAGGGPADDGGDADADDDADADDDGDADADAGGDEEGTDAEGEVDDRRDTGEEDVETDHDGVTDDGEPETATEDGGAEPDAIPDADETARAAAERTESDSDIDDELAGSIPFRDDDTGTMSTVPSEGDADDGDAGGESADGETTEESSADAGDGGDEKNDGGFFSRLLGR; from the coding sequence ATGGCAACGGTGTATGCGGTCGCGTCGGCGAAAGGTGGGGTCGGAAAGACCACCACGACCGCCGCGCTGGCGACGATCCTGGCGGAGTCGGGCGCCGACGTCGTCGCGGTCGACGCCGACCTCGGGATGGCGAACCTCGCGGGCGCCGTCGGGGTGACGCCCGGTGAGACCACCCTTCACGACGTCCTCGCCGGCGAGGCGGAGCCCGGGGCGGCGGTCCGCGAGGGACCGTCCGGACTCCGGGTCGTTCCGGGGGCGACCGACCTCGACGCGTACGCGGCCGCGAACCCGTCGGGACTCCGCCGGGTCGTCGAGGCGTTCGACGACGCCGAGTACGTGTTCGTCGACGCGGGCGCGGGGCTGTCGCACGACTCCACGCTCCCGCTCGCGATCGCGGACGAGACGCTGCTCGTCTCGACGCCGGAGCGGAGCGCGCTCGGTGACACCGAGAAGACGCGACAGCTGACCGAACGCCTCGGCGGGACGGTCGCGGGCGCCGCGATCACCCGCGTGACCGACGACGCCGACGAGGTCGCCACGGCTCTGCTCGACGCCCCCGTCCTCGATCGAATCCCGGACGACGAGGCCGTGGCTCGGGCCGCGGCGGCGAACCGCCCCCTGCTGGCCGTCGCGCCCGACGCGCCGGCGACGCGGGCGTACCGCGACCTGGCCCGGGCGCTGACCGGGACGGACATCAGCGGGACGGGACTCGACGGATCCGCGGCCGACGCGGCGGGCGGCGGCGGAGCCGACGACGGCGAGGGAAGCGGGGGTGAACCGGACGCGACCGAAAGCGAACCGGACGCGACCGAAAGCGAACCGGACGCGACCGAAAGCGAACCGGACGCGACCGAAAGCGAACCGGCTGGCGACGCCGAGATCGTCGACGACGAGCCGCAAACGGCGGCTGACGACGGCGACGACGCGGAACGGACATCGGAGGGCGAGACCGGAGCGGCGACCCCCGACGACACCGCTGACCGACCGGCCGAGGACGACGACGAGATCATCGCCGCGGACCCCGACGCGACCGGGGTGGCGGGGCCGAGCGACGGCGACGACATCATCGTCGCGAGCGAGGGCGAAGCCGGCGGCGGGCCGGCGGACGACGGAGGCGACGCCGACGCAGATGACGACGCCGACGCAGACGACGACGGTGACGCCGACGCGGACGCCGGAGGCGACGAGGAGGGGACAGACGCCGAAGGCGAGGTCGACGACCGGAGAGATACCGGCGAGGAAGACGTCGAGACCGATCACGACGGCGTGACGGACGACGGCGAGCCGGAAACGGCGACCGAAGACGGTGGCGCGGAACCGGACGCCATCCCCGACGCGGACGAGACCGCGAGAGCGGCGGCGGAGCGGACCGAGTCCGACAGCGACATCGACGACGAACTGGCCGGCAGCATCCCGTTCCGCGACGACGACACCGGGACGATGAGCACCGTGCCATCGGAGGGAGATGCGGACGACGGCGACGCCGGCGGCGAGAGCGCGGACGGCGAGACCACCGAGGAGTCGTCCGCGGACGCCGGCGACGGAGGCGATGAAAAAAACGACGGCGGGTTCTTCAGTCGGCTGCTCGGTCGGTGA
- a CDS encoding VOC family protein yields MTGIVFHATERRDAVVEFYRDRLTATVRLEQPDCTILEFDGFLFGFCEREETDDCGVLTFVYPDRERVDSARDRLGDSVVKEPRENETYDIYQCFARDPEGRTVECQAFLDGDVDIE; encoded by the coding sequence GTGACCGGAATCGTCTTCCACGCGACGGAGCGGCGCGACGCCGTCGTCGAGTTCTACCGCGACCGGCTGACGGCGACCGTGCGCCTCGAACAGCCGGACTGTACGATCTTGGAGTTCGACGGCTTCCTGTTCGGGTTCTGCGAGCGCGAGGAGACCGACGACTGCGGGGTCCTCACCTTCGTCTACCCGGACCGGGAAAGGGTCGACTCCGCCCGGGATCGGCTCGGGGACTCGGTCGTAAAGGAACCGCGGGAAAACGAGACGTACGACATCTACCAGTGCTTCGCGCGGGATCCGGAGGGGCGGACGGTCGAGTGTCAGGCGTTCCTCGACGGCGACGTCGACATCGAGTAG
- a CDS encoding transcriptional regulator: protein MSRTALIGNVTAMLEDAGFLVSDRCAVRPKSFDVAARRDEDLLLLKILGNVDALDAETGAEMRRLGEYLRGTPMVIGVRTRDEELKPGVVYFRHGVPVINPDTAYDLFVEGMPPLIYAAPGGLYVSLDGDLLADEREERGWSLGRLATELGVSRRTVSKYEDGMNASIEVAIRLEELFDQPFSSPVDVLEGADGVRDAEPTPSAPAADPDDEHVLHVLTSAGFTVHPTARAPFKAVSEDEDSSAARVLTGHSTFTAAAEKRARIMSSIGEVAQTRSVYFTEEDEKRESVDGTALVSCEELADVTDPEKIRELIRDRARSPSEA, encoded by the coding sequence ATGTCCCGGACTGCGCTCATCGGGAACGTCACCGCGATGCTGGAGGACGCGGGCTTCCTCGTCAGCGACCGGTGTGCGGTCCGGCCCAAGAGCTTCGACGTGGCGGCCCGGCGCGACGAGGACCTCCTGCTCCTGAAGATCCTCGGCAACGTCGACGCGCTCGACGCGGAGACCGGCGCGGAGATGCGTCGGCTCGGCGAGTACCTCAGGGGAACGCCGATGGTGATCGGGGTCCGTACCCGCGACGAGGAGTTGAAACCCGGCGTCGTCTACTTCAGACACGGCGTGCCGGTGATCAACCCCGACACCGCCTACGACCTGTTCGTCGAGGGGATGCCCCCGCTCATCTACGCGGCCCCCGGCGGGCTGTACGTCAGCCTCGACGGCGACCTGCTGGCCGACGAGCGCGAGGAGCGCGGCTGGTCGCTCGGCCGCCTCGCGACCGAACTCGGCGTCTCCCGCCGCACCGTCTCGAAGTACGAGGACGGGATGAACGCCTCTATCGAGGTGGCGATCCGGCTGGAGGAGCTGTTCGACCAGCCGTTCTCCAGCCCGGTCGACGTCCTGGAGGGCGCGGACGGCGTCCGCGACGCGGAGCCGACCCCGTCCGCGCCCGCGGCCGACCCCGACGACGAACACGTTCTCCACGTGCTCACGAGCGCCGGCTTCACGGTTCACCCGACCGCTCGAGCCCCGTTCAAGGCGGTCTCCGAGGACGAGGACAGCTCGGCGGCGCGCGTGCTCACCGGCCACTCGACGTTCACCGCCGCGGCCGAGAAGCGCGCCCGGATCATGTCCTCCATCGGCGAGGTGGCACAGACCCGCTCGGTGTACTTCACCGAGGAGGACGAGAAGCGCGAGTCGGTCGACGGTACCGCTCTCGTCTCCTGCGAGGAACTCGCGGATGTCACCGACCCCGAGAAGATCCGCGAGCTGATCCGCGACCGCGCCCGGTCACCCTCCGAGGCCTGA
- a CDS encoding V-type ATP synthase subunit F, translated as MSQEIAVVGSPEFTTGFRLAGVREFENVPDDEKDEKLDDAVERTLDDEGVGIVVMHDDDLDHLSRGTRDAVEGSIEPVLVTLGGSGAGSGGLRDQIKRAIGIDLMEDED; from the coding sequence ATGAGCCAGGAGATAGCGGTCGTCGGTAGCCCGGAGTTCACGACCGGGTTCCGCCTCGCCGGCGTCCGAGAGTTCGAGAACGTGCCGGACGACGAGAAAGACGAGAAGCTCGACGACGCCGTCGAGCGGACGCTTGACGACGAGGGCGTCGGTATCGTCGTGATGCACGACGACGACCTCGACCACCTCTCGCGGGGGACCCGCGACGCGGTCGAGGGGAGCATCGAGCCGGTCCTCGTGACGCTGGGCGGCTCCGGCGCCGGCAGCGGCGGGCTGCGCGACCAGATCAAACGCGCCATCGGCATCGACCTGATGGAGGACGAAGACTAA